A genomic stretch from Campylobacter lari subsp. concheus includes:
- the ligA gene encoding NAD-dependent DNA ligase LigA, which yields MTYQEYLEKVKLAKEWMRAYYEDDEPLASDEEYDKLIRELKAFETLHQEKISKDSPTQNIAPIIQSEFHKLAHSAKMWSMEDVFDEAELRAWAKRAKCEFDFFIEPKFDGASLNLTYENGILISGATRGDGEVGEDITLNVKEISNIPQKIPYKKKIEIRGEVVILKEDFEKINEKRAKDGLSLFANPRNAASGSLRQLDTSITKERNLKFYPWGVGENSLEFSKHSEVMEFVRSLGFLKDDFVFCVKTLDEVLEKYHELLEKRDQKPMMMDGMVVRVDDLAHCKLLGYTVKFPKFMAAFKFPALEKTTTLLGVNLQVGRSGVITPVAVLEPVNLDGVVVKSATLHNFDEITRLGVMIGDSVSVIRSGDVIPKITKVFTQRRDGLESQIAKPTLCPECLSELLDEGAFLKCQNLDCKARLVNSIIHFVSKKCLNIDGLGENIVELLFKEGKITNIESIFFLKYSDFEGLEGFKEKKINNLLSAIENAKKCSLSRFITALGIEHIGEVAAKKLAQSFGFEWFMQSYEAYSNLEGFGEQMAKSLEEFTHVNANRIKHFYEILHLEDEKKELIVNDNISNKTFVITGTLSKSRDYFKELIESFGAKVSSSVSKKTDFVLYGSEAGSKLEKAQSLGVKCINEAEFNALLGGDDEV from the coding sequence ATGACTTATCAAGAGTATTTAGAAAAGGTAAAATTAGCAAAAGAATGGATGAGGGCTTATTATGAAGACGATGAGCCTTTAGCAAGCGATGAAGAATATGATAAACTTATAAGAGAGTTAAAAGCATTTGAAACGCTTCATCAAGAAAAGATTTCTAAAGATTCTCCTACGCAAAATATCGCTCCTATTATACAAAGTGAATTTCACAAACTTGCACATAGTGCAAAAATGTGGTCTATGGAAGATGTTTTTGATGAAGCTGAGCTTAGAGCTTGGGCAAAAAGAGCTAAATGTGAGTTTGATTTTTTTATAGAGCCTAAGTTTGATGGAGCGAGTTTAAATCTTACTTATGAAAATGGTATTTTAATCAGTGGTGCTACAAGGGGCGATGGAGAAGTAGGCGAGGATATTACTTTAAATGTAAAAGAAATATCAAATATACCTCAAAAAATTCCTTATAAAAAAAAGATAGAAATTCGCGGTGAAGTAGTGATTTTAAAAGAAGATTTTGAAAAAATCAATGAAAAAAGAGCTAAAGATGGCTTGAGCTTATTTGCAAACCCACGCAACGCAGCAAGTGGCTCTTTAAGACAGCTTGATACAAGCATTACAAAAGAAAGAAATTTAAAATTTTATCCTTGGGGAGTAGGGGAGAATTCTTTAGAATTTAGCAAGCACTCTGAAGTGATGGAGTTTGTAAGAAGTCTTGGTTTTTTAAAAGATGATTTTGTTTTTTGTGTAAAAACTTTAGATGAGGTTTTAGAAAAATACCACGAGCTTTTAGAAAAAAGAGATCAAAAGCCTATGATGATGGATGGTATGGTTGTAAGAGTAGATGATTTAGCTCATTGTAAGCTTTTGGGTTATACCGTGAAATTTCCAAAATTTATGGCTGCGTTTAAATTTCCTGCTTTGGAAAAAACTACAACCTTACTGGGGGTTAATTTACAAGTTGGAAGAAGTGGGGTGATCACTCCTGTGGCAGTATTAGAACCTGTAAATTTAGATGGGGTTGTGGTAAAGTCTGCAACCTTGCATAATTTTGATGAGATAACTAGATTGGGAGTGATGATAGGCGATAGTGTAAGTGTGATAAGAAGCGGAGATGTCATACCCAAAATCACTAAAGTTTTTACTCAAAGGCGCGATGGCTTAGAAAGCCAAATTGCCAAACCAACTCTTTGTCCTGAGTGTTTAAGCGAGCTTTTAGATGAAGGTGCTTTTTTAAAATGTCAAAATTTAGACTGTAAAGCAAGACTTGTAAATTCTATCATACATTTTGTATCTAAAAAGTGTTTAAATATAGACGGCCTTGGAGAAAATATTGTAGAGCTTTTGTTTAAAGAAGGAAAAATCACTAATATAGAAAGCATATTTTTTTTAAAATATAGCGATTTTGAAGGCTTAGAAGGCTTTAAAGAGAAAAAAATCAACAACCTTCTAAGTGCCATTGAAAATGCAAAAAAATGCTCTTTATCAAGGTTTATCACTGCTTTGGGTATAGAGCATATTGGCGAAGTAGCAGCTAAAAAGCTAGCGCAATCTTTTGGCTTTGAATGGTTTATGCAAAGCTATGAAGCTTATTCAAATTTAGAAGGTTTTGGCGAGCAAATGGCTAAAAGCTTAGAAGAATTTACTCATGTCAATGCAAATCGTATTAAGCATTTTTATGAAATTTTACATTTAGAGGATGAGAAAAAAGAGCTTATTGTAAATGATAATATTTCTAATAAAACCTTTGTTATCACAGGAACTTTAAGTAAATCACGTGATTATTTTAAAGAGCTAATCGAAAGCTTTGGAGCGAAAGTAAGCTCTAGTGTATCTAAAAAAACTGACTTTGTATTATATGGAAGCGAAGCAGGCTCAAAGCTTGAAAAGGCTCAAAGCTTAGGGGTTAAATGTATTAATGAAGCTGAGTTTAATGCTCTTTTGGGCGGTGATGATGAGGTTTGA
- the tlyA gene encoding 23S rRNA (cytidine-2'-O)-methyltransferase TlyA: protein MRFDVFVSTKLNISRNKACELIENKQILLNGEFKKTSFKITCQNPLEDESLKLTLLEELFVSRAAFKLKHFLQDHTFAIKDKICLDIGSSTGGFVQILHQNNAKHITALDVGSNQLHESLRNLENIQICENTDLREFKSEILYDVITCDVSFISLTYLIYHIDKLAKDLIILLFKPQFEVGKNVKRDKNGVVKDAKAIKVAKESFEKACAKLGWILQANQESHLKGKEGNVEFFYAYRKN from the coding sequence ATGAGGTTTGATGTTTTTGTAAGTACAAAACTAAACATTTCTCGTAATAAAGCTTGTGAGCTTATAGAAAACAAGCAAATTTTACTCAATGGCGAGTTTAAAAAAACCTCTTTTAAAATCACTTGCCAAAATCCTTTAGAAGATGAGAGTTTAAAACTCACACTTTTAGAAGAGCTTTTTGTAAGCAGAGCTGCTTTTAAGCTCAAGCATTTTTTACAAGATCATACATTTGCTATAAAAGATAAAATTTGTTTAGATATAGGCTCATCGACTGGAGGCTTTGTGCAAATTTTACATCAAAATAATGCTAAACATATCACCGCTTTAGATGTGGGTTCTAATCAACTTCATGAAAGCTTAAGGAATTTAGAAAATATCCAAATTTGTGAAAATACCGATTTACGTGAGTTTAAAAGTGAAATTTTATATGATGTTATCACTTGCGATGTGAGTTTTATATCTTTAACGTATTTGATTTATCATATAGATAAACTTGCTAAAGATCTTATTATCTTGCTTTTTAAACCTCAATTTGAAGTAGGTAAAAACGTTAAGCGCGATAAAAATGGAGTAGTAAAAGATGCCAAAGCTATTAAAGTTGCCAAAGAAAGCTTTGAAAAAGCTTGTGCAAAGCTTGGCTGGATCTTACAAGCAAATCAAGAGTCACACTTAAAAGGAAAAGAAGGTAATGTTGAGTTTTTCTACGCTTATAGAAAAAACTAA
- a CDS encoding bifunctional riboflavin kinase/FAD synthetase, whose protein sequence is MLSFSTLIEKTKITNLAIGRFDGMHLGHFELFKHLDENGALFIITKEEKETLTPKDFRTNLVDFPLIFCDFDKIKDYKGEDFLKLLKQEFPKLEKIIVGYDFKFGKERKCSAKDIQSLCGINTIIVDEFKIQNKSVHTSMIKTLLKEAKVKEAKNFLGRFYVIQANIIKGQGIGAKELFATLNLYTKDFFLPKDGVYATLVKIENKSYHSVSFIGIRSTDENFALETHILDENFTNTNVKSVELNFIDYIRSNEKFNDLALLKAQISKDINKAKEILGKLNER, encoded by the coding sequence ATGTTGAGTTTTTCTACGCTTATAGAAAAAACTAAGATCACAAATTTAGCCATAGGGCGTTTTGATGGTATGCATTTGGGACATTTTGAGCTTTTTAAGCATTTAGATGAAAATGGAGCTTTGTTTATCATTACTAAAGAGGAAAAAGAAACCCTAACGCCCAAGGATTTTAGAACAAATTTAGTTGATTTTCCTTTGATTTTTTGTGATTTTGATAAAATCAAAGATTATAAAGGTGAGGATTTTTTAAAACTTTTAAAGCAAGAATTTCCCAAGCTAGAAAAAATCATCGTAGGGTATGATTTTAAATTTGGCAAAGAAAGAAAATGTAGCGCCAAAGACATACAAAGCCTTTGTGGTATAAACACCATCATCGTAGATGAGTTTAAAATTCAAAACAAAAGTGTTCATACAAGTATGATTAAAACTTTACTCAAAGAAGCTAAAGTTAAAGAAGCTAAAAATTTCCTAGGTAGATTTTATGTTATACAAGCAAATATCATCAAAGGTCAAGGCATAGGCGCCAAAGAGCTTTTTGCAACTTTAAATTTATACACAAAAGACTTCTTTTTACCCAAAGATGGTGTATATGCGACTTTAGTAAAGATTGAAAATAAAAGTTATCATAGTGTAAGTTTTATAGGTATAAGATCTACTGATGAAAATTTTGCTTTAGAAACACATATTTTAGATGAAAATTTCACAAACACAAATGTAAAATCAGTGGAGTTAAATTTCATTGACTATATAAGATCTAATGAGAAATTTAATGACTTAGCTTTATTAAAAGCACAAATTAGTAAAGATATTAACAAAGCAAAGGAAATTTTAGGAAAATTAAATGAAAGATGA
- the cmoA gene encoding carboxy-S-adenosyl-L-methionine synthase CmoA, whose amino-acid sequence MKDEIFKKPLEKQFEFDKSVASVFDDMVSRSVPFYTQNLKLIVELIDHFAPQNARICDLGCSTASLLLALYEKRKDFLLSGVDEANAMLEIAKSKCQAFGARVDFYQKNLDDFEFFINDVFIATYTLQFIRPPKRQELVDKIYQNLNENGMFVLSEKILYEDVKIAKKMIQIYEQYKLEQGYSKLEISSKREALENILIPYTQNENIAMLKKAGFSKVESVFKWVNFETFIAFK is encoded by the coding sequence ATGAAAGATGAAATTTTTAAAAAACCCTTAGAAAAACAATTTGAATTTGATAAAAGTGTAGCAAGTGTTTTTGATGATATGGTGTCAAGATCTGTGCCTTTTTATACACAAAATTTAAAACTCATAGTCGAACTTATAGATCATTTTGCACCACAAAATGCGAGAATTTGTGATCTTGGTTGTTCTACGGCTAGTTTATTGCTTGCACTTTATGAAAAAAGAAAAGATTTTCTTTTAAGTGGGGTTGATGAGGCTAATGCTATGCTAGAGATTGCTAAAAGTAAATGCCAAGCCTTTGGTGCTAGGGTGGATTTTTATCAAAAAAATTTAGATGATTTTGAGTTTTTTATAAATGATGTTTTTATAGCTACTTATACTTTACAGTTTATCCGCCCACCTAAAAGACAAGAATTAGTTGATAAAATCTATCAAAACTTAAATGAAAATGGTATGTTTGTTCTTAGTGAAAAAATTCTTTATGAAGATGTCAAAATAGCTAAAAAAATGATACAAATTTATGAGCAATATAAATTAGAGCAAGGTTATAGTAAGCTAGAAATTTCAAGTAAAAGAGAAGCCTTAGAAAATATTCTCATACCTTATACTCAAAATGAAAACATAGCTATGCTTAAAAAGGCAGGATTTTCTAAAGTAGAAAGTGTCTTTAAATGGGTAAATTTTGAAACTTTCATAGCTTTTAAATAA
- a CDS encoding filamentous hemagglutinin N-terminal domain-containing protein, which yields MKTYKLSNHIILSGITVSMLFSPLMALPSGGKFTHGTSGSISTSGNNMNIMGNGTNSVIQWGGGFNIGKNEQVNFNGSNKNYLNIAHGTSKSTIEGILNASGNNVFLINPNGVIITKTGTINANRFVASTSSMSDDNMKAFANLKSFNEGLSFSPVFKTHKAGNVVNMGNINANDVLLIGNKVDIQGGKLGNEKSKTHLVGNEVFVDFGKSIIQSDYNFISALDKSHVYISSVDYYNNVNKYNKANFVKGNYLTNAKNIEKFVSIGSDIDWWHFAKGWNENEQFRNTANEYRLINSIDFGGNQGKNYANYCIDGLGCTSMIVGNGYDWNYLKSFDKSFDGQGYTLKNINIDTTVLSSDKNMNVGLFGSSKGAVFKNINIDYMNGSIKSNGEYVGGFVGKIDYIGNITNISLSNISSIVNNNNTINDNSTYSSSFVGGFAGYISTIVENVKLNNIGKIIGNSNNKNIEIYVGGFAGLSDQSIIKNVILSNINEISGSSDNKNGGVNVGGFLGRQDNGSISNVTINHINNISGNGHDNFAYVGGFAGVVEYANASNIVLNHIDSISSNGDSVHTMYGSSYAGGFAGAVVYGDIKNIIINDIKNIYASGVIDYKVFSGGFAGGILDPWGSYYPKSNIENIYMFFHPKAKINNNGKFIADIFSFAISGVHTFNNIHVYHKAGELANNIDNQGFWQGNRVIHTYTNTNSGYTDFENKVSAELDKDGLHKDKNGNLVFAKDFDINSPSKPTTDPDVVLESDDVISANDLNKWLDEIYNGTYWIDIKDLKLQGVSEEIQQSIAFLEALYGQSGMQDILEKFSTDYKKASDKFNTFNKNKTELLLFINTQLKDLVNATNDKLNILLAKQKELDTLIKAYNNYVALINKGLANESDPEFITLKNQINTLMSESDVLASEIGLNQNTLKLWQDKASKDSNGHFKIIGAFANVILNTNPKLDQITEEGGGGEDPNKPELPDNDLEFEQTASFNLIGDETVEEEKEEKEVEETAMMQKNRTCIVSDNFKTMNPCAVGGL from the coding sequence ATGAAAACATACAAACTCTCAAATCATATAATACTTTCAGGTATAACAGTATCAATGCTTTTTTCTCCACTAATGGCTTTACCTAGTGGAGGTAAATTTACTCATGGAACTAGTGGAAGTATAAGTACTAGTGGTAATAATATGAATATTATGGGCAATGGAACAAACTCCGTCATACAATGGGGTGGAGGATTTAATATAGGCAAGAATGAGCAAGTAAACTTCAATGGCTCGAATAAAAACTACTTAAATATTGCTCATGGTACTAGTAAATCTACTATAGAAGGTATATTAAATGCAAGTGGCAATAATGTGTTTTTAATTAATCCTAATGGAGTAATCATTACTAAAACAGGAACCATTAACGCTAATCGCTTTGTAGCTTCAACTTCTTCTATGAGTGATGATAATATGAAAGCATTTGCCAACTTAAAAAGCTTTAATGAAGGTTTAAGCTTTTCACCTGTATTTAAAACACACAAAGCAGGTAATGTAGTAAATATGGGTAATATTAATGCAAATGATGTGTTGCTTATAGGAAATAAGGTAGATATACAAGGTGGCAAGTTAGGTAATGAAAAATCTAAAACACATTTAGTGGGGAATGAAGTTTTTGTGGATTTTGGAAAATCTATAATTCAGTCTGATTATAATTTTATTAGTGCTTTAGATAAATCTCATGTATATATTAGTTCTGTAGATTATTATAATAATGTAAATAAATACAATAAAGCTAACTTCGTAAAAGGAAATTATCTAACCAATGCAAAAAATATTGAAAAATTTGTCAGTATAGGAAGTGATATAGATTGGTGGCACTTTGCAAAAGGTTGGAATGAAAACGAACAATTTAGAAATACCGCCAATGAATATCGATTGATAAATTCTATAGACTTTGGTGGTAATCAAGGTAAAAACTATGCTAATTATTGTATAGATGGTCTTGGTTGTACTTCTATGATAGTAGGAAATGGATATGATTGGAATTATTTAAAATCTTTTGATAAATCTTTTGATGGACAAGGTTATACTTTAAAAAATATCAATATAGATACTACTGTATTATCTTCTGATAAAAATATGAATGTTGGTTTATTTGGAAGCTCAAAAGGAGCAGTATTTAAAAATATAAATATTGATTATATGAATGGTTCTATAAAATCTAATGGAGAATATGTTGGGGGTTTTGTTGGCAAAATAGATTATATTGGTAATATTACAAATATATCTTTAAGTAATATTAGTAGTATTGTTAATAACAATAATACTATTAATGACAATTCTACTTATAGTAGTTCTTTTGTTGGTGGGTTTGCTGGATATATTTCTACTATTGTGGAGAATGTTAAATTAAATAATATTGGCAAAATTATTGGAAATAGTAATAATAAAAATATAGAAATTTATGTTGGTGGGTTTGCTGGATTAAGCGATCAATCTATTATTAAAAATGTTATTTTAAGTAATATAAATGAAATTAGTGGTAGCAGTGATAATAAAAATGGAGGAGTTAATGTTGGAGGATTTTTAGGAAGACAAGATAATGGTAGTATAAGTAATGTTACTATAAATCATATAAATAATATTAGTGGAAATGGTCATGATAATTTTGCTTATGTTGGAGGCTTCGCAGGTGTTGTAGAATATGCTAACGCAAGTAATATTGTTTTAAATCACATAGATAGCATAAGTAGTAATGGTGATAGTGTACATACTATGTATGGATCTTCTTATGCTGGAGGCTTTGCGGGTGCTGTTGTTTATGGAGATATAAAAAATATTATCATTAATGATATTAAAAATATTTATGCTAGTGGTGTTATTGATTATAAAGTTTTTTCAGGAGGTTTTGCGGGAGGGATCTTAGATCCTTGGGGTTCTTATTATCCTAAATCAAATATCGAAAATATATATATGTTTTTTCATCCCAAAGCGAAAATAAATAATAATGGAAAATTTATAGCAGATATATTTTCATTTGCTATTAGTGGTGTTCATACTTTTAATAATATCCATGTTTATCATAAAGCTGGAGAATTAGCAAATAATATTGATAATCAAGGTTTTTGGCAAGGAAATAGAGTTATCCACACATATACCAATACAAATTCAGGTTATACTGATTTTGAAAATAAAGTATCAGCAGAGTTAGATAAAGATGGATTGCATAAAGATAAAAATGGAAATTTAGTTTTTGCAAAAGATTTTGATATTAATTCTCCATCTAAACCTACTACCGACCCTGATGTTGTTTTAGAAAGTGATGATGTAATTAGTGCAAATGATTTAAATAAATGGCTTGATGAAATATACAATGGAACATATTGGATAGATATTAAAGATCTTAAATTACAAGGTGTTTCAGAAGAAATACAACAAAGCATTGCCTTTTTAGAAGCTTTATATGGACAAAGCGGTATGCAAGATATATTGGAAAAATTTAGTACAGATTATAAAAAAGCTAGTGATAAATTTAATACTTTCAATAAAAATAAGACAGAGCTTTTACTATTTATCAATACCCAATTAAAAGATTTAGTTAATGCTACAAATGATAAATTAAATATATTGCTTGCTAAACAAAAAGAACTTGATACACTTATTAAAGCTTACAATAACTATGTAGCATTGATTAATAAGGGATTGGCAAATGAAAGCGATCCAGAATTTATTACACTAAAAAATCAAATCAATACTTTAATGAGTGAAAGTGATGTATTAGCTAGTGAAATAGGATTAAATCAAAACACTTTAAAATTATGGCAAGATAAAGCTAGTAAAGATTCTAATGGTCACTTTAAAATTATTGGTGCTTTTGCAAATGTTATTTTAAACACTAACCCAAAACTAGATCAAATCACAGAAGAAGGTGGGGGCGGAGAAGATCCAAATAAACCAGAACTTCCTGATAATGATTTAGAATTTGAGCAAACTGCTTCTTTCAACTTAATAGGTGATGAAACTGTAGAAGAAGAAAAAGAAGAAAAAGAAGTAGAAGAAACAGCAATGATGCAAAAAAATAGAACTTGTATAGTAAGTGATAATTTTAAAACTATGAATCCTTGTGCTGTTGGAGGATTATAA
- a CDS encoding ShlB/FhaC/HecB family hemolysin secretion/activation protein, translating into MKKFLLSTIAISSLIYANEGSITITKNDMEKIIELSPDRNIPQNKAIKENLKTKQDYEKTKEAKKDFEEKKKALKEKFKQEDKANSNATSNNLTNSNNQTNINTNDTKKIITKYKFVIVNKDTSFGKLGINEQDLQNLVSDFSARKFSLQDLQDISNIIAYYFQVNGYPAATAYVPQQEFEDSVQINIALGTLGKYIIKNKTTIKDHFIESKLNERIKGKIISTKLIEDSVYKVNEMYGVQTLAGLQAGENVGETDVVIEVEPDTKANVLLYADNYGIESAGNIRAGISMGFNSIFNMGDYYNFYLQSSNEKQVNYGANYTFFLGNLKVTPSISQGSYSLGDKYKDAGFYGTSKNFGIDFSYPVWINTYSSLYFTSSIYHKELSDTSGGFLTFDKSSNVGSMGLEGLFRGFENNTLSYSVKVSIGKVSDDGTKIGGLILDTNSKGFGWFRKLNASVNNYYSINEYITHTLNINYQKVLGNFELDSSESSSLGGAYGVRAYDNGEGDGDNTIVANFGIRINIPNTNFYFTPFYDIGYAWYEKDSGID; encoded by the coding sequence ATGAAAAAATTCTTACTTAGTACCATAGCAATTAGTTCTTTAATCTATGCTAATGAAGGAAGTATTACTATAACTAAAAATGATATGGAAAAGATTATAGAATTATCTCCTGATAGAAATATTCCACAAAACAAAGCCATTAAAGAAAATCTAAAAACTAAACAAGATTATGAAAAAACAAAGGAAGCTAAAAAAGACTTTGAAGAAAAAAAGAAAGCTCTAAAAGAAAAATTCAAACAAGAAGATAAAGCCAACTCTAATGCAACTAGCAATAATCTTACCAACTCAAACAATCAAACCAATATCAACACAAATGATACTAAAAAGATTATAACTAAGTATAAATTTGTTATTGTTAATAAAGATACTAGCTTTGGAAAACTAGGTATTAATGAGCAAGATTTACAAAACCTAGTTAGTGATTTTAGTGCTAGAAAATTTAGCTTACAAGATTTACAAGATATATCCAATATTATTGCATATTATTTCCAAGTTAATGGCTATCCTGCTGCAACAGCTTATGTGCCACAACAAGAATTTGAAGATAGTGTGCAAATAAATATAGCCTTAGGAACATTAGGTAAGTATATAATAAAAAATAAAACTACTATAAAAGATCATTTTATAGAAAGTAAACTTAATGAAAGAATTAAAGGTAAGATTATCTCTACTAAATTAATAGAAGATAGTGTATATAAAGTCAATGAAATGTATGGAGTACAAACCCTAGCAGGTTTACAAGCAGGAGAGAATGTGGGAGAAACTGATGTAGTAATAGAAGTAGAACCTGATACTAAAGCTAATGTATTATTATATGCTGATAATTATGGCATTGAAAGTGCGGGTAATATAAGAGCTGGTATTAGTATGGGATTTAATTCTATATTTAATATGGGTGATTATTATAATTTTTACCTACAATCAAGTAATGAAAAACAAGTTAACTATGGAGCTAATTATACTTTCTTTTTAGGTAATTTAAAAGTTACTCCAAGTATATCTCAAGGATCTTATTCTTTAGGTGATAAATATAAGGATGCTGGGTTTTATGGTACTTCTAAAAATTTCGGTATAGATTTTTCTTATCCTGTATGGATTAATACTTATTCATCTTTATACTTTACTTCTAGTATATATCATAAAGAACTTAGTGATACAAGTGGAGGTTTTTTAACATTTGATAAAAGTTCTAATGTTGGAAGTATGGGTTTAGAAGGTTTATTTAGAGGATTTGAAAATAATACCTTAAGTTATAGTGTTAAGGTTAGTATAGGTAAGGTAAGCGATGATGGCACTAAAATAGGTGGTTTAATTCTTGATACAAATAGTAAAGGCTTTGGCTGGTTTAGAAAACTCAATGCTAGTGTGAATAATTATTATAGTATTAATGAGTATATTACTCATACTTTAAATATAAACTATCAAAAGGTATTAGGAAATTTTGAATTAGATTCTTCTGAGAGTTCATCTTTAGGTGGTGCTTATGGAGTAAGAGCTTATGATAATGGTGAGGGTGATGGAGATAATACCATAGTGGCCAACTTTGGTATAAGAATAAATATACCAAATACTAATTTTTATTTTACACCTTTTTATGATATAGGGTATGCTTGGTATGAAAAAGACTCAGGGATAGATTAG
- the ychF gene encoding redox-regulated ATPase YchF — MSLSVGIVGLPNVGKSTTFNALTRAQNAESANYPFCTIEPNKAVVPVPDHRLKELAKIVNPQKIIRSNIEFVDIAGLVAGASKGEGLGNKFLSNIRETEMILHIVRCFDDENITHVAGSVDPVRDVQIIETELILADIEQLSKKIEKLTKGAKANEKGAKESLALANELLEYLNQNNSASSFPNKNEVYHALIKELRLLSAKEVIYGANVDENSLLEDNEFVKNLKEFAAKSGHEVIKLCSKIEEEMIALSDEEHFEFLKSLGIERSGLEVVIRTAFSKLNLISYFTAGQIEVRSWTIQRGWKAPKAASVIHNDFEKGFIKAEVISYEDYIACKGESGAKEAGKLRLEGKDYIVQDGDVMHFRFNI, encoded by the coding sequence ATGAGTTTATCAGTTGGTATAGTAGGACTTCCAAATGTCGGAAAATCTACCACTTTTAACGCACTAACAAGAGCACAAAATGCAGAAAGTGCAAACTATCCATTTTGCACCATAGAGCCAAACAAAGCAGTCGTACCTGTACCTGATCATCGTTTAAAAGAGTTAGCAAAAATTGTTAATCCACAAAAAATCATACGTTCAAATATAGAATTTGTTGATATAGCAGGCTTAGTAGCAGGAGCTAGCAAAGGCGAGGGTTTGGGTAATAAATTTTTATCTAACATACGCGAAACTGAGATGATTTTGCATATTGTTCGTTGTTTTGATGATGAAAATATCACCCATGTTGCAGGTAGTGTTGACCCTGTGCGTGATGTGCAAATCATAGAAACAGAGCTTATATTAGCAGATATAGAGCAACTTAGTAAAAAAATAGAAAAACTCACCAAAGGTGCAAAAGCTAACGAAAAAGGTGCAAAAGAAAGTCTAGCTTTAGCTAATGAACTTTTAGAGTATTTAAATCAAAATAACAGTGCAAGCTCATTTCCAAATAAAAACGAAGTTTATCATGCTCTTATAAAAGAACTAAGATTGCTTTCAGCTAAGGAAGTGATATATGGAGCAAATGTAGACGAAAATTCCCTTTTAGAAGATAATGAATTTGTAAAAAACCTCAAAGAATTTGCAGCAAAATCAGGTCATGAGGTTATCAAACTTTGCTCTAAAATAGAAGAGGAAATGATAGCTTTAAGCGATGAGGAACATTTTGAGTTTTTAAAATCTTTAGGGATTGAACGTAGTGGACTTGAGGTGGTTATACGCACAGCATTTTCAAAACTTAATCTAATTAGTTATTTTACCGCAGGTCAAATAGAAGTGAGATCATGGACTATACAAAGAGGTTGGAAAGCACCAAAAGCAGCAAGCGTGATCCATAATGATTTTGAAAAAGGTTTTATCAAAGCTGAAGTGATTTCTTATGAAGATTATATCGCTTGTAAAGGCGAAAGTGGTGCCAAAGAAGCAGGAAAACTACGTCTTGAAGGAAAAGATTATATCGTACAAGATGGTGATGTAATGCATTTTAGATTTAATATTTAA